A section of the Leptotrichia sp. HSP-342 genome encodes:
- the murG gene encoding undecaprenyldiphospho-muramoylpentapeptide beta-N-acetylglucosaminyltransferase → MEKVVFTTGGTGGHIYPALSIAKKVREKGIDTLFIGTKHRMEKDIVPNENFRFIGLDVLPLRSVKSVIKMITATISAIKLLKKEKPTKIIAFGNYITIPVLIAANVLRIPYYLQEQNHTMGQANKWFYKGAKKVFIAFENTLESIKEKYKSKFVVTGNPLREEFYGKNKREERQKLGIKDDERVILVIGGSLGAKNINEAIVKKWKTITEDGRIRLFWATGKDNYEASTYRIRDFGTAVVEPYFENVPELMAASDIVICRAGASTISELIQLEKPSVLIPYDFVGQKENADVLEYVNGAKIFTNETVEKAIDETLSIVRQASMLEFMSENVKTLKKGNSAEIIVNEMGIK, encoded by the coding sequence ATGGAAAAAGTAGTATTTACTACAGGAGGAACAGGCGGACATATCTATCCAGCCTTGTCAATCGCAAAAAAAGTTAGAGAAAAAGGTATAGATACATTATTTATTGGAACAAAACATAGAATGGAAAAAGATATTGTTCCAAATGAAAATTTTAGATTTATAGGACTTGATGTGTTGCCATTAAGAAGTGTTAAATCAGTAATTAAAATGATAACGGCAACAATAAGTGCAATAAAATTGTTAAAAAAAGAAAAACCTACAAAAATTATAGCATTTGGAAATTATATAACAATACCAGTGCTAATAGCGGCTAATGTGTTACGAATACCGTATTATTTGCAAGAGCAGAATCATACCATGGGGCAGGCTAACAAATGGTTTTATAAAGGTGCAAAGAAGGTATTTATTGCTTTTGAAAATACGCTTGAAAGTATTAAGGAAAAATATAAAAGTAAATTTGTTGTGACTGGAAATCCGTTAAGAGAAGAGTTTTATGGGAAAAATAAGCGGGAAGAAAGGCAAAAACTTGGAATAAAAGATGATGAAAGAGTTATTCTTGTTATAGGTGGAAGTCTTGGAGCTAAGAATATAAATGAAGCTATTGTGAAAAAATGGAAAACAATAACAGAAGATGGAAGAATACGATTGTTCTGGGCAACTGGAAAAGATAATTATGAAGCATCGACTTATAGAATAAGAGATTTTGGAACAGCAGTAGTTGAGCCATATTTTGAAAATGTTCCAGAGCTCATGGCAGCTTCTGATATTGTAATCTGCCGTGCTGGAGCTTCTACAATTTCTGAACTTATTCAGCTTGAAAAACCGTCAGTATTGATTCCATACGATTTTGTTGGACAAAAAGAAAATGCAGATGTACTGGAGTATGTAAATGGTGCAAAAATATTTACAAATGAAACTGTAGAAAAAGCAATAGACGAAACATTATCAATAGTGCGTCAGGCCTCAATGCTGGAATTTATGAGTGAAAATGTAAAAACATTGAAAAAAGGTAATTCAGCAGAAATAATAGTAAATGAAATGGGAATTAAATAA
- the rpsR gene encoding 30S ribosomal protein S18 — protein sequence MRAKPVTEFKRRKRRPKVKFKVEDINYKNVELLKNFMNDKGKISPARVTGLEAKVQRKIAKAIKRARQIALMPYTKIEK from the coding sequence ATGAGAGCTAAACCAGTTACAGAATTTAAAAGAAGAAAAAGAAGACCAAAAGTTAAATTTAAAGTAGAAGATATTAATTATAAAAATGTTGAACTATTGAAAAACTTTATGAATGATAAAGGTAAAATCTCTCCAGCGAGAGTAACAGGATTAGAAGCTAAAGTTCAAAGAAAAATTGCTAAAGCAATTAAAAGAGCTAGACAAATCGCTTTGATGCCTTATACAAAAATTGAAAAATAA
- a CDS encoding single-stranded DNA-binding protein, whose protein sequence is MNVVILMGRMVRDPELKYTSGGKAFANFTLAVQKTKDEAEFIDCTVWEKTAETIAEYFRKGNKILVQGRLNVSSYEQNGEKRRMTRVVVNSFEFIENSGNGGGYQQQQTFNNNNSNSKPVQNNSFENDNDDMDDDEEFPF, encoded by the coding sequence ATGAACGTAGTAATACTGATGGGAAGAATGGTAAGAGATCCTGAGTTAAAATATACTTCAGGAGGGAAAGCATTTGCCAATTTTACATTAGCTGTACAAAAAACAAAAGATGAAGCAGAATTTATTGATTGTACTGTTTGGGAAAAAACAGCAGAAACTATTGCAGAATATTTTAGAAAAGGAAATAAAATTCTTGTTCAAGGAAGATTAAACGTAAGCAGTTACGAGCAAAACGGTGAAAAAAGAAGAATGACAAGAGTTGTTGTAAATAGTTTTGAATTTATTGAAAATTCAGGTAATGGTGGAGGATACCAACAACAGCAGACTTTTAACAATAATAACAGCAATAGCAAACCAGTACAAAATAATTCATTTGAAAATGATAACGATGATATGGATGACGATGAAGAGTTTCCGTTTTAA
- the murC gene encoding UDP-N-acetylmuramate--L-alanine ligase, whose product MLTKVNNVYFSGINGIGMSGLAKILAADGFNVAGSDLERKSVTQDMEDMGIKVYIGQIEENVKDKGIDLFVYSTAIKETNPEYKYIVDNNIKKVKRGELLAEIMNRFDGIAVAGTHGKTTTSSMMSVALLEKEPFIVVGGIIPEISSNSQIGNSEYFIAEADESDNSFLYIKPKYSVVTNIEADHLDHHGTFENIKKSFEQFIDSTEKIAILCKDTVEKVGLNIKNKNVVWYSIKDETADIYAKNIRVEDGITSFEVIKKGEDLGTFSLSIPGDHNVANSLPVIYFAHEFKCNMKKVKERIFKFKGANRRYQVIYDNNLRIIDDYAHHPTEVKVTINAAHNTEKGKVTVIFQPHRYSRTKFFFDDFVNSLKDTDDLILLPIYAASEDNTYGVSSELLAEKIGGNVRVQTQEEIESLIKNDRNNGNTYVFMGAGSVSRVAHEIANDLKKMEIDS is encoded by the coding sequence ATGCTAACAAAAGTGAATAATGTATACTTTAGCGGAATAAACGGAATTGGAATGAGTGGACTTGCAAAAATTTTGGCAGCAGATGGATTTAATGTGGCAGGTTCAGATTTGGAAAGAAAGTCTGTAACACAAGATATGGAAGATATGGGAATAAAAGTTTATATCGGACAAATAGAAGAAAATGTGAAAGATAAAGGAATAGATTTGTTTGTATATTCAACAGCGATTAAGGAAACAAACCCTGAATATAAATATATTGTAGATAATAATATAAAAAAAGTCAAAAGGGGAGAATTGCTTGCTGAAATAATGAATAGATTTGATGGAATTGCTGTGGCAGGAACTCATGGAAAAACTACCACAAGCTCAATGATGAGTGTGGCACTTTTAGAAAAGGAGCCATTTATAGTAGTTGGGGGAATTATTCCAGAAATAAGCAGTAACAGCCAGATTGGTAATTCAGAATATTTTATTGCCGAAGCTGATGAAAGTGACAATTCATTTTTGTACATAAAACCCAAATATTCTGTTGTAACAAATATCGAAGCTGATCACTTGGATCATCACGGAACTTTTGAAAATATAAAGAAATCATTTGAACAGTTTATTGATAGTACAGAAAAAATAGCCATACTTTGTAAAGATACAGTTGAAAAAGTCGGTCTTAATATAAAAAATAAAAATGTAGTGTGGTATAGCATAAAAGATGAAACAGCTGATATTTATGCTAAAAATATAAGAGTAGAAGATGGAATAACAAGTTTTGAAGTTATAAAAAAAGGTGAGGATTTAGGAACATTTAGTTTGAGTATTCCTGGAGATCATAATGTTGCAAATTCACTTCCAGTGATTTACTTTGCTCACGAGTTCAAATGTAATATGAAAAAAGTAAAAGAGAGAATCTTTAAATTTAAAGGTGCAAATAGAAGATACCAAGTTATTTATGACAATAATTTGAGAATAATTGATGATTATGCACATCATCCAACAGAAGTAAAAGTAACAATTAATGCGGCACATAATACTGAAAAAGGCAAAGTAACTGTAATTTTTCAGCCTCACCGATACAGCCGTACAAAGTTTTTCTTTGATGATTTTGTAAATTCATTAAAAGATACTGACGACTTGATTCTGCTTCCAATTTATGCGGCAAGCGAAGACAATACTTACGGCGTAAGTTCAGAATTGCTCGCAGAAAAAATTGGAGGAAATGTCAGAGTGCAAACTCAGGAAGAAATAGAAAGCCTTATAAAAAATGATAGAAATAACGGAAATACATATGTGTTTATGGGAGCTGGAAGCGTTTCGAGAGTGGCTCATGAGATTGCAAATGATTTGAAAAAGATGGAAATTGATAGTTAG
- the ftsZ gene encoding cell division protein FtsZ produces the protein MDNFSNVAKLKVVGVGGAGGNAINDMIESNITTVDFIAINTDQQDLDRSKAATKVLLGRGMGAGADPEKGRIAAKESEEKIKEVLEGTDMLFITAGMGGGTGTGASPIIAEVAKAMGILTVAIVTKPFSFEGPLKKNNAAMGIDNLKENVDTLIAIPNDKLFEIPGMNISLMNAFKEANGVLKMGIKGISDLIIKQGTVNLDFADVKSIMQNSGIAMLGFGEANGDEKAKSATAQALNSPLLEKSIEGARKILINITAGPDIGLQEIQEVAETVSKQAGQAKANLLWGFIMEPELEGTISVSLVATDFEEEFLTNINNSDTIRFAPSEEDKLETENQDEENDNESIHLNEDENYEENKEDAEDFVLPPFFEE, from the coding sequence ATGGATAACTTTAGTAATGTGGCAAAACTTAAGGTAGTAGGAGTAGGTGGAGCCGGTGGAAATGCAATAAATGACATGATTGAAAGCAATATAACAACTGTTGATTTTATAGCAATAAATACGGATCAGCAGGATTTAGATAGATCAAAGGCGGCAACAAAGGTACTTTTAGGAAGAGGAATGGGAGCAGGAGCAGATCCTGAAAAAGGTAGGATTGCCGCAAAGGAGTCTGAAGAAAAAATAAAAGAAGTGCTGGAAGGAACAGACATGCTATTTATAACTGCTGGAATGGGAGGTGGAACAGGAACTGGAGCTTCTCCGATTATTGCAGAAGTAGCAAAGGCAATGGGAATTCTAACTGTAGCTATTGTAACAAAGCCATTTAGTTTTGAAGGGCCGCTAAAGAAAAATAATGCTGCAATGGGAATTGATAATTTAAAGGAAAATGTAGATACATTAATAGCAATCCCAAACGATAAACTTTTTGAGATACCAGGGATGAATATTTCGTTGATGAATGCCTTTAAAGAAGCAAATGGAGTTCTGAAAATGGGAATAAAAGGAATATCAGATTTAATAATAAAGCAAGGAACTGTAAATCTTGATTTTGCAGATGTAAAATCTATTATGCAAAACTCAGGTATTGCAATGTTAGGATTTGGAGAGGCAAATGGAGATGAAAAAGCTAAGAGTGCTACTGCTCAAGCATTAAACAGTCCATTACTTGAAAAATCAATCGAGGGTGCGAGAAAGATACTAATAAATATTACAGCAGGACCAGATATAGGGTTGCAGGAAATACAGGAAGTTGCTGAGACTGTTTCTAAACAAGCTGGACAAGCTAAGGCAAATTTATTATGGGGATTTATTATGGAACCCGAGTTAGAAGGTACAATAAGTGTATCATTGGTAGCAACAGATTTTGAAGAAGAATTTTTAACAAATATTAATAATTCAGATACTATTAGATTTGCGCCATCTGAAGAAGATAAGTTAGAAACAGAAAATCAAGATGAAGAAAATGATAATGAGAGTATTCATCTAAATGAAGATGAAAATTATGAAGAAAATAAAGAAGATGCAGAGGATTTTGTATTACCTCCATTCTTTGAAGAATAA
- the murB gene encoding UDP-N-acetylmuramate dehydrogenase has product MEIIKNAKMKEYSNMKVGGTAKELIFIDDKNELKEVLQTRNNIFLLGNGTNTLINDGNLDINFLSLKRLKKIVIEEKKGDYDLVRVEAGLDLDDLIDFMEKNDYSGLENITGIPGSVGGLVNMNGGAYGTEIFDCIEEVEVCKNDGEIVKIKTTDLNFKYRTTEIKENKWIVISALFKFGFGFDKAASEDKREQRKVKHPLDLPNLGSTFKNPEGTFAAKLISDAGLKGYRVGDVEISPKHPNFVTNLGNATFNDIISVIEHVKEVVFEKFGVKLETEIIILKN; this is encoded by the coding sequence ATGGAAATAATAAAAAATGCCAAGATGAAGGAATATTCAAATATGAAAGTTGGCGGAACTGCAAAAGAGCTTATTTTCATAGATGATAAAAATGAATTAAAGGAAGTTTTACAAACTAGAAATAATATTTTTCTTTTAGGAAATGGAACAAACACTCTTATTAATGATGGAAATTTAGATATAAACTTTTTATCATTAAAAAGATTAAAAAAAATAGTAATTGAAGAAAAAAAAGGTGACTATGATTTGGTAAGAGTGGAAGCTGGATTGGACTTGGATGATTTGATAGATTTTATGGAAAAAAATGATTATTCAGGGCTAGAAAATATTACTGGCATTCCAGGATCTGTTGGTGGACTTGTGAATATGAATGGCGGTGCTTATGGAACAGAGATTTTTGACTGCATTGAAGAAGTGGAAGTTTGTAAAAATGATGGAGAAATTGTAAAAATTAAGACAACAGACTTGAACTTTAAATATAGAACCACTGAAATAAAAGAAAATAAATGGATTGTAATTTCTGCTCTTTTCAAATTTGGGTTTGGGTTTGACAAAGCTGCTTCAGAGGATAAAAGAGAACAAAGAAAAGTGAAACATCCATTAGATTTACCAAATTTAGGAAGTACATTTAAAAATCCAGAAGGTACATTTGCGGCAAAATTAATTTCAGATGCTGGTTTAAAGGGATATAGAGTTGGAGATGTAGAAATTTCGCCAAAACATCCAAATTTTGTTACAAACTTGGGAAATGCAACATTTAATGATATAATTTCAGTTATTGAACACGTAAAGGAAGTAGTTTTTGAAAAATTTGGAGTAAAATTAGAAACAGAAATTATAATTTTAAAAAATTAA
- the rpsF gene encoding 30S ribosomal protein S6: MRNYEIMFILSTQLTDEEKQAGVEFVEKTLTAAGATEVKTEIWGDRKLAYPIKKKENGYYVLTTFQADGTKFTEIESKLNINESILKYMIVKND; this comes from the coding sequence ATGAGAAATTACGAAATTATGTTTATTTTGTCTACACAATTAACAGATGAAGAAAAACAAGCTGGAGTTGAATTTGTAGAAAAAACATTGACAGCTGCTGGAGCAACTGAAGTTAAAACAGAAATTTGGGGAGATAGAAAATTAGCTTACCCAATTAAGAAAAAAGAAAATGGATACTATGTTTTAACAACATTCCAAGCAGATGGAACTAAATTTACTGAAATTGAATCAAAATTAAACATTAACGAATCAATTTTAAAATACATGATTGTTAAAAATGACTAA
- a CDS encoding cell division protein FtsQ/DivIB translates to MKKSINVLILLFLLAGMMFFGKRFIDTDYFKVQEVLVNSDSKLLKQDIIVQLEQMKGKNIVYLNTNEIESLIKKDVRVKKISVKKLFPSKIEVTLEEKQPYVYVKKGNETLLADKDLVIYGDILEDPSKNIPVIEYTNDESLNAIKTILSKIKNKDFYAMISEIRQSEKNYEILLINNVKIITDTQVTDKKYEDAYKLYERIKKERPVTSMDLRFIDIVVKQ, encoded by the coding sequence ATGAAAAAGTCGATTAATGTATTGATTTTACTATTTTTATTGGCAGGAATGATGTTTTTTGGTAAAAGATTTATTGACACAGATTACTTCAAAGTTCAGGAAGTCCTAGTAAATAGTGATTCTAAGCTATTAAAACAGGATATAATAGTACAACTTGAACAGATGAAAGGTAAAAATATCGTATATTTAAATACCAATGAGATTGAAAGTCTTATAAAAAAAGATGTAAGAGTAAAAAAGATATCAGTAAAAAAACTTTTTCCAAGCAAAATTGAAGTTACATTGGAAGAGAAGCAGCCTTATGTATATGTAAAAAAAGGAAATGAAACTCTTCTTGCAGATAAGGATTTAGTCATTTATGGAGATATCTTGGAAGACCCTTCAAAAAATATTCCTGTAATAGAATATACAAATGATGAAAGTTTAAATGCAATAAAAACAATACTTTCTAAAATAAAAAATAAAGATTTTTATGCTATGATTTCTGAAATAAGACAATCTGAAAAAAATTATGAAATACTTTTAATTAATAATGTAAAAATTATAACAGATACACAAGTAACAGATAAAAAATATGAAGATGCATATAAATTATACGAAAGAATAAAAAAAGAAAGACCAGTAACTTCTATGGATTTAAGATTCATAGATATTGTTGTAAAACAATAA